DNA from Ovis aries strain OAR_USU_Benz2616 breed Rambouillet chromosome 15, ARS-UI_Ramb_v3.0, whole genome shotgun sequence:
gaaaaacatccacatataagtggacccacacagttcaaacacatGTTGTTGAAGGGTCTACTGTAGTTTCTATATCGATCCACCTGTATGTCAACTAAACATGAATTCATACTGAATGTCTCCAACTCTAATCCAGTACCACTGGATATGTTTTTCCCCCATCTAAAACCCCTCTATTTTAGTAAGAAACCTAGCTGCCATCATCcaccattcattcacttattctttGTTCATCCCTTGTATACATGTAAAAGCAGTCTCAAACTTTTTAACCTGTGCTCCCTGAGAAGCAAATTTACTAACTTAAGTACAGCGTTTCTATATATTGTACtgatttgtttgtatttttaagagtATTATATCTGTGTGTTGAAGATAATTTTAAAGACAGTTTGTTGACTGTTAAGACTTTGTTCTCCTTGATAACACCATCTTACTGGTATTGGCAGTTCTATTTAGAATTCTCTATTACAGCTTTGTGTCTGCTTAAAGATTTACCCATGGCCCTAAGCCAGGGGATGATGGAGATAGTAATTTTAAGAGTAGTGAAATACCTAGATACAGGCAGTTAATAATAGGGGAAGTGCCAGGAGCTTTGGATTATCAGCCTTTGAACAGCAGACACTTGATGGATGCTTATGTATTTGTGcaatttttattatgctgtcttgtaattttttatgtaaaatacCTTTCTCCTGCTGAATCACTACCATAGTCTCCCATCTAACctcattaaaaatcttttttttcctgcagtaGTAAATACTGTTTACTATTACTGAGGAATTTCAGCTTAATAACAGATTCAAGTTTTGGCTGCTCCTAACAATACatgtaggttttatttttattatttgtggtATTTTGaaggaacagcagctgtgcttttGTTAATCCAGCACATATTGATGAGGATACCCAAAATGGGTACTAATTGGTATAATTCCATCTGGATTTGTGGCCAATATTGTGACAAGTTTTAATCTTTTTCCTAAGGATGCCATTCTACTTAGTTTCTTTCCTCCCCTTCACCACTTCCCCCCGTTTCTTGTCTCTACAGGAAAATACAGTTACATTGCtgctcttttcttgtttttgaatcCAACTTCTAGTAACTTTGTAGTTAACTAGATTTGCCATTAATAAATGAAGTGCCAGTACTCTGGTACTGGCCACTGGTGAGGTCCTGGCATAATTGGATGTGCTTATAGCTTCCTGCCTGACTGAACTGGCTTGTGACACAGGTGTTCTGTATCTTTAAAAGCCTCTGGTTACCACGGAGCAGCTTTGACTTTTCACACCGGGTGCACATTTGGTATAAGCGGTGAATGAATGTGAtgcatgaataaatatttgtgtccAGCCCACACATCTGCTTCTTTCGGTCTCTAGTGAGTTCatcctggttttttgttttgttttgttttccagctgCTGTGACTTACTCGAAGCCTCGATTGGCCACGTTTTGGTACTATGCCAAGGTTGAGCTGGTTCCTCCAACCCCTGCTGAGATCCCTACAGCAATTCAGAGcttgaaaaaaattatcaacAGTGCTAAAACTGGTAGCTTCAAACAGCTCACTGTTAAGGTAACTATGGGCTAAATGAAAACGTATGTGCATATAGAAAATGTCTTCCCTTGGGATTTCTCTGATtgttttgattaatatatgtatttttcagtgAGGCTGGAACCAGCATAATGAGAGATGATCTCTTTTTTGACTGCGGAGAAAGATATTTACCTTTCTAACTTTGTCATCTGGGTTGAAATAATTGGACTGTTGTATGTCTtatattcttaataattttataatgaagAAGTGGTTTTTTTACTGGGtagcttttttttgtttcctatttgGGGTTGGTGCATTAAAATAGGATGACTTGCTTTGTTGATTCTGTACTTTTTTGTCTGTAGTCCTAAAACTTTCCCCAATTTGGCCAAAAGATTTCTTGGACTATATCACAATCAGGTAACTAACACTCATGGGACATAAAAACACCAAAACCTAGAAGCATATAATATGATATGAAGGGTGGAGATAAAACCTAAAGACTATAAAATTAGAATatgcagacttccctggcagactGGTGGTTAAAACTCCATACTCCCAGTGTCGGATGCACAGGGtcgattcctgatcagggaactaagatcccatatgcctctcAGCAtactccccccaccaccacgaCTGACCCCCCCACTCCCCCGCCAAAAGAGAATTAGAACTTGGATTTTATGTTTGCTTGATCTAAGCACAGGATACAAAAAGCCTAAATAAATTATTGCTGGCTTTAGAACCTGCGttctagaaaatatatttgtttttcaagaGATTTCCAGTATTTCAGGTTTCATTTGAAGGGGAAAATTCACTTCCAGGTGCTAAAAGAAAAAGGCCCAATTTTGTGTGgaaaggttttgtttttcaacTTGAGTTTCAAGATCCATATTTGTGCTTGTATGAAACACTGTTTTCTGTAACTCAGTACATTTTCTTTTATGGCATTAAAATACTCATCTGTGAAACTGAGTAACTGCTGAATACTTGAAAAGAATTAAaccaaataataaatgaataaaaatgatgtcTAAAGGGGAAAATAGAATACTTCATCTTGCAGCAGATTTTCTTTGGCCAGacagaaatgtctgttcagagaCTTGCCTTCCTATAGCCATCCTTTCATATGAATGCCCTTTCTAAATGTGGCAGCTATTTCCAGGATGTGGGTTGTTTCAGGGCTCATAAAGTGTCTCATAAACTAATAATGAAAGGGTTAAGTCAGTTCAGGTCTTCAAAGAATGCTTTGAAAGAATTTATAAGCTCTGGACTACTTACCTTACATAATTGAAAGTTCAAGGGTTCTCAGCAGTTAAAGTTAACATCAGTAATTCTTGACTTTGACTAAAACTGCCCTCTAATTTGAATAGCATCCTTATATTCTCTGTCACTTAATCCTGGAAAagaatagttttaaatatataagaaaaaaaaagtacattaaaattTGTGCTTCTTTTTTCAGGAAGCTCTACTGAATGGTTTGGTGGCCACTGAGGTGTGGATGTGGTTTTATGTTGGCGAGATCATAGGCAAGCGTGGCATCATTGGCTATGATGTTTGAAGACCAATTTTTAACATGTgattatatttgctttattattcAAGTGTTCTTGGACCATGTGTGAACAGACTgctatttgaataaaataagacTGTGTCAGAATCAGTGTTTTCTCTATCAAACACTACATGGAAGGTCATAATTTGTCTTGAAATTAAGTCGGGTTGTCTTTTGCTTTAATGTATTAATACAGTTCTAAATGCATGCCTTTGCTTAGCCTGCAATTGGAAAAGATATACATGAGTATACCAACCTGGTACCTGTATAAATGAGGTTAACTTTATTCTGAAAGCttgaaataaatgatatttaagcTTTATTTCTAGAAAAGCTGGGGGGGAAGGCTTTGAGAAAATGAGAACTTGCTCCAGTAGGAGAAATAATAATACCATGTGCCAAGCATGATACAGTTAAATCACGTAGCATTAAGAATACAATTTGGGCAGTTTTTCTTTgcaaaaatcagagaaagatcCCTTTGACAACACCTTGTCAGCTTGAATATAGCCTCCCAAAAGAACAGCATGATGATAATCTGTGTATCTTTGTAACATCGTTAACATTAGGACAGAGTGAATGAAAGCAATAACGTATTTttcatctgattttgatatttgtTGTATTATTAATCTGTCCAGTTTTTAAGGACCTatctttgcaaaaataaaacatcCTATAGATATTTAACAGGGTTATGATTTAGTACTCTCCTTGGGCCTAAATAGTATATTATGTCCTGAAATAAATGTAAGTGGTATAAGTCTGTTATCTTGGAGCCATTTTATTGAGGATTGGGAGTGGTTTAATCATTCATTGGCATTTCCTGGGGTTCTTACCATCTATGAATAGCTCACTGGTACATTTCTGCATCTGTGGTGACTCTCTTGCAGCCACTGCACAACATGGAATAGCAGCTGTTGATAACCAAAAAACGATTGCATGTTGGAAAAGCATGGCTCACAATTTAGTATTAATCCTTTAACAGTATTGAACCTTTATCCAGTCAATCCCAAATTCACCAGCTGGTTCAGAACACTGCTGCTTCAGCCAGTAAAGGGCAGAGCTTTTCTTCATAATAGGCAAGAACTCTCCACGGAGACACTGCTACTCTGAACTGTGAGATAATGCCTAGCTTACTGCAGGTGGTCAAAACTGAAACTACCTCTTTTCAAAAGCATTCAGTAACTTAAAATATGCATAGCAGAAGACTGAGAAAACCCTACTACAATAACGGTGATTTTCATGAGTTTCTCTTGCATGTGTGAGTGAGTAgtgcaattaattttttttaatttaaaggtaTTATGTGGTCCACTGGCACTAGTAAGAACCTACAGAGCATAGTTGATTCATGGTATGTAATGTGGTTTTATTTTGACCACATGGTCACACCAGAAAGtcctcaaaataaatatttactactcACTTCACTGCTACTTCCTCCTCCTTTGCCATCTGGCACACCTCTGGTGTATGATGGCTAACAGTGTATGTGGAGCATTCTCTTGTGTTAAAATAGCAGTGGACTCCATGAAGCAGCCATTTCTGCAGGCCTGTTAATTTTGACCTCCTAAACCCCAAATGTCTTCCCTCCTAGCACAGAGCTGTTCAGGCTGTCTTTGACTGAAGTTCTTTGTGTCAGGTTTTTGCCATTGGCAACTTCAGTGTACCTCAGATATTTACGGTGCACTTCCTAAATCCAGGTATGCTAAATGGTAGAAACATTCATGAACAAGACTGTTAACTGTTTCACAGAGCTTGGTCTGGTTACTCTAAGCATGCAGTTGGGGTAACGTGGTGTTCTGTAATGAAGAAAGTACAAGGTGTGAATGGAAGAGTTCAACCCAGAGTCCCAAACAAAGGGAGGCTGTCAGAGGACCTAATATCTAAAGTaaaccaggagaaggaaatggcaacccactccagtactcttgcctggaaaatcccatggacggaggagcctggtaggctacagtccatggggtcacaaagagtcagatatgactgtgcgacttcacttcaagATAAAACaacctagaaagaaagaaaaagagatgtggagttaaaatttaaaaaaaaaaaaccagaagagtAAGAACCAAGAAGAATGGAACAAGTATACTGAGCAGGTGAAACAGTCTTGCAAAACTAGTGAGTAAGAAGATCTGGTGCATTTGGGGTTCTGAGAGCACAGTACAGCTGACTCCAATTACAGAGGAGAGTAGTGAAGTGAGACCAGAGATAGTGGGGACCAGATCAAAAAGTGTCTTTATGTGTCTTTATAAAGGATTGGGCTGTTAAGGACAGGAAATGAAAACGCATTGAAGGAAGTATATATGCTTCCCAAATTTCTAAGGATAGCTCAGTATAGCTtgccttttttaaatatttcatatttgtatAGCACTATCTCATTTAGGCCTCAGCTTTCCTCTGAGGCACGTGGCATAAATGGTAGACCCACTTAAGAAGTTAGGAACTAAGCATCAGAAACAGTTGGTGATTTGACTAGGATCCCATAATCAGTGGGACCACAGTTGGGCTCTAGGGGTGATCGCACATAGTCTCTGCCCCTCCTTTACTCCTTACATACTTCCCTCCATTGAATCACAGTTCCATTCTGTGTTGTATATTCCCAGTCCTTTGCCCTGCTATCAAGCTCTTAAGCTTTCTTGTCCCATTAGATATCAGGCTACCTAATCTTATGTAAAGTGATACCTAGTTTTGTGAGAATATTTCCTAATTAGTGTGGTTTTCATTTCTACTGAAATATAAATTGGTATGACCATGATCACTTTTCAGATGAAGACAATAGCAATTCCACCAGAGATTCCCTTACCAGGCCTGTTTGCGAAATGAAAGGCCCTGATACTATTAAAATAGTGGTAAAATACATGCCAGGCCTTTAGCCTTGACAGTATGCCTTAGCCTTGCTTTAATCTCATTCTGGCACCAAGCAGGGTTTCAGCCACCGTTTCTAACCAGTCCCCATAAGGCTCAAAGCTTTAATTTTCAGATTATGTACCCCACTGCCCCTGATGGTCATTTTCTACCACTCACCTGGCCGCTCTATATTTCTTGGTAAATTTTTCCTCCTGACTTTATGTCACTCTACAAAACTATTTCTGTCTTAATTCTGCATAATTTCAACATATACAGGGATCAGTAGTTTTCAGAGAAAGGGAACATTTAAAATTCTCAGGCCCTACCTAGAACCTAGGTGTGGGATCTGGCAGTCTGTTTCAACTGGCTCTCTAATTTCTGATGCATGCTGAAGTTAGAACTGTTGACGCAACTGATGCTTCCAACTAACTATCCTCAGTTCCCTTAGAAAGTCCAGCGGTTGTGTCTTCACCTTCCTTGGGCACTCATTCCTGTCGTTACCGAGAAATTCAGCCACTCCACAGTTTCTGTTTCACACATCCCTTTCTCTGATGACCTGTTCCTTATCTTTCCAGCCCATTCCCTCTAATAGCCCAACTATTAATTTGGAGGCACCATGACCATCAGACACCTCCCTCACACCTGatgtcctcttttccttccttaccCAGTTTGTTTATATTCCGTAGTCTCTATCAGGATCACTGTCTTAAACCCTGAACTGCTTTGCCTCTCATTTTGTTGTATTCATTTGCCAAAACCACATCCTTGGCCAAATCCGCTTAGTCTTAGTCTGTACTTGCACCCATGTAGCCGAGTGCAGCTGGCGGAAACAGCCAAGGTGGCTAGTCTCACTATATTCATGATCAAAACCTTGAGAAGGCGCTTAGTGCTAAGCGGTACCTGACAACCACACTGTTTCTCTGGGCTACGATTTGTGTCAGCTGATGACCTGGCTTGCTACTTAACTAAGAAAACCGAAACATCTGGAGAACTTCCATTGACTCCCACAGCATCATCTCACATACTGCTATCTGCACTCATAAATATTCTCCACCTTGCCTAGATCATGCTCCTTTTTAAAGCTAGTCCCTCTATTCAAGGTCTGT
Protein-coding regions in this window:
- the ATP5MG gene encoding ATP synthase subunit g, mitochondrial; this encodes MAQFVRNLAEKAPALVNAAVTYSKPRLATFWYYAKVELVPPTPAEIPTAIQSLKKIINSAKTGSFKQLTVKEALLNGLVATEVWMWFYVGEIIGKRGIIGYDV